The Lolium rigidum isolate FL_2022 chromosome 1, APGP_CSIRO_Lrig_0.1, whole genome shotgun sequence region GGATCCACCTGTATGGCAGCCATCTGAAGATGTGGGCAATCTTCTTAGTGTTCACTTCACATACTCTGACACCATCTGGCCTTGGACAGGGTACCTTGCCCTGCACATGCAAGTTAAAAGCGAAGGTTCTCAGTTTTCAGGTATAATTAGTGGCAATGTTACTCTGTCGATTTACAGCCCAGCTGCTCAGGGGGAAAGCAGCCCACGGAGTAGTACATGTGTTCTTTACCTGAAGATCATGGTGGTTCCAACACCTGTTAGGTCCAGAAGAATACTGTGGGACCAATTTCATAACATCAAGTACCCATCTGGATATGTTCCAAGGGATTCACTTAATGTGCATAATGATATCCTTGATTGGCATGGTGATCACCTGCACACAAATTTTCACATACTGTTCAACATGCTGAGAGATGCAGGATACTATATTGAGACCCTTGGGTCACCACTTACCTGCTTTGATGCTAGCAATTATGGTACACTGCTCATGGTTGATCTTGAGGATGAGTACTTCAGTGAAGAGATTCAGAAACTGAGGGATGATGTTGTACACAAGGGGCTTGGTCTTGCTGTTTTTGCTGAGTGGTATCATGTTGATACAATGGTGAAGATGACATTCTTTGATGAAAATACCCGCAGTTGGTGGACTCCGATTACTGGAGGTGCAAATATTCCTGCCCTTAATGAACTTTTGGCACCATTTGACATTGCTTTGGGGGGCAAAATACTGAGTGGCGACTTCTCAATCAACGGCGAGCAGTCGCACTATGCTTCTGGGACTGATATAGTGCAGTTCCCAGCAGGAGGTTTTTTGCATAGCTTCGAACTCCATGAGAACTCCAAAGCTGCACAGGATAGTTCAACCCCAGATACACAAAACTCCCAGTCCCAGGAGAAGAGGAAGGTTAGTTGGTTAATTTCTGGTGTTACATTCTTTTATCTGCGAGTGTGAGGTTAGGAGCTATCATCATGTTAACCTCGTAATGGTAGCCCCTTCGATGTATAACACTCTTTTGGTTAAACAGAAGCTCAAGGTTTATACTGCTAGATTTgcaataatttttttttaaacaaaTGCAAAGAGTGATATTGTTACATGGATGGTGGTTTCTTGTTGTGTCACACAAGTCACTAACTGACTCTGGTTTGCCATCGTGATGAGTTTGAGACCACAGAGGAGGTGTGGACCTGTCTTAAATTGCACCTCATGTTTCACTCCCATAGCCTGCTTTGATACCAGTCATCATCCAGCGTGGCGAAACTGCTTCCAACACTGGACTTGGGTCTATTTGCTCTTGTTTCGGAAGTTCTCGTTGTAGATGCAAAATTTTTTTTGGCCGTACGATTTTATCCACAAGAATAGTTTTTTGGACCTGTTTTACACTAGTATTTTTTTTCTCAACCTTCACATTATGTAACATTGTCATATGAATTCGTTATTCAAGGCTTATCTATTTCTCCTTGTCAGCTCTCCTCGATTCTTGGTATGACTGAAGCAGGCGAAGGGAGAATAGCAGTTTATGGAGATTCAAATTGTCTTGACAGTAGTCACATGGTAACAAACTGTTATTGGCTATTGAgaaaaattgtggagtttgtTGGCAACGGAGTCAGAGATCCCGTCCTTTTCTCAGAAGCGGCTCAGTTGAAATTTCCAGTTTTTGAGAACATCCAGCAACCCTTGCGTAGACCTGATGTAAATTTTTCGTTGTATTCTACTGTCACTGACAAGGAATTGATCTGTCACAAGGATTCCCGGTTTGAGGTTTGGGGAACAAAAGGTTATGGTATTCAACCAGCAGGCACAACAAGAAAGCTGCCAGAATACCAAGGGAGTGAAGTTTCTAGTACTCCCAATCTGACAATAAAAGCTTCTGAAAACAGACAAGATGAAGGTGGCTTGCAAAAAACTAATTCAACACCAAGTGctaataaattttatgataaaagAGATTACTTTGGCTTTATtagtcatgaagaggtaccatgcAAGCAACACTTTTCCTTTCTTTGTTCTGTCGGCTTCAAGGTTCCCTTTGAGCTGTGGAAATTATGTAAACACTAAACTGACTAGCATCATTGACATTTGTTAGTGCTGATTCTGTGGTACTACTGTTTTGCAGGTTGACATAGGAATGTTAGTGGCAAGCCAATGGATGGTACCTTGCTTTGCTGCCACTACTTGTAAGTAATGTACACTTAATATTAAATACATGCAAATGTGGGCCCGCCAATGCGTGTGTAACTTTCTCATCCGCTTCTCCAATACGCAGGCCTTATGGTGTACCTCAGTTGCCGAGCGCAACAAAAGCGCCGTCGACGAAGGAAAGGGTTGGCAACTGGTCGTCTAACAAGTTTGGTATAACGTGAACAGCTATTTGGGGCCAAATAAGGCTTTGACAGCTGCACTTTTGGCTGGCAGCCATGGTAAGATAACCGGAGCTACATCGGCCAAGAGAAAATAAAGAAGCTCAGCCCTGCTAGAGATCCCTGATCATAATTTCAGTCTGCAATGGGCATCAACTGAGGCTGCTCTCAGCACCGTATCTGGGGATGCATGGCTCATATTTTATTCTGAGCGAAGAGGGCTGGTTCAACGCTTCCGCAACTGCATGTAGGATCCCCACTCTGTTCCAACCTTGCATAGCCATCTAGTTCGTAGTTGCTCAAAATTTTGTCTCTGTACTAATACACTGCTTGTTAGGACATCCTCGATGAGAGCTAATTCACTAGGAAGAGGCTAGAATTAGTAGAAAATTGCTTATTAACCACTCACCGAGACGTGGTTTGCAAATATGTCATGCAATAGATATATTTTGCTTACGTGACCACTGAACAAAAACTCATTGCCAATATGAATATGTCATCATTACCCTTACCCGTGAGCTTACGTTGAATCACGTATGTGTCATTATGTACTACCTCGGGCCCAAATTACTTGGCACAATCATGCTATGTCCAATACGGAGTATAAGTGTACTCCTGAGTGCGCCAATTGATTTAGGCCGGAGCCCGGAGGGACTAATGAATTTTGAAAACTGGCGGAGTGGCCTGTGCAGTGTCAGCCTAGGTTTTCAAATTCGGAATCTTTGGCATTTGACTCCACTTCCGAGTAGTTGTTTGCATGATACATAAAACAGAGCAGTGTTCTTTTTATTATGTTTTCCCTCTGATTTTATGGTTCTGATTTTGTGAGTGAGCAGCTTTGTTGAGCGCACTCCGGTAGACATAAGGACAGGTTGGGTTAGCTCAGATGGTCGAGTACCCATTGATCTGTTGGCGCTTTACCAACCCGTTTGAGATCCGTTAGTCGTTCTCTCTTCTCAATTGCCTCAGTTTGAGTTTCGTTTTGACAGTAGTTTACTATTTTTTTTTCGCAGTCATCATGCTAGTTACCTTTGTTATTGATCAAATAGTTTCTTTCCTCAGCTTCTAGGCTGAGCGATTCTTATCTTATTCACGTTAGCAGGCTGATAATTCTACGGAAAGAATTTACGTcataaaacacaaaaatattttGAAGTTTGAGTGAGGATAATTGCCTTTAATTCAAAAACATGGAATTGTGTTCACCTTTGTAAGCAAAAAATCTCCGGTAAATCCTATGTTGCTTCCCGATTTCTTGAATTGGTTGATTGTGTTTTCTAATTGGACAATGTTGTGGATCCTCACACAAATTGAAGCAGTTATGCATTTCCCCCCGCTATTTTGCACCAAAAGACACAACCTGTACAAACTTGTAAAAAATTGAAAAGTCAAACATAAACTCAAAAAAGCCATGTACAAATTCATTGGGATAAAGGCCTGACATACTGAAATGGAAGATATGCTCTGAGAAAGTAAGCGTAAAAATCGaacaaaaaataagtaaaaaagaAATATGAAATAAGTTGTCCTGTGGAGTCCTAGCCAGTGTAAAATGTAGAAGGGAAGTTAGggattgttagcaacttaatgtacATAGGTAATTACCGTTGACATAAAAAACAATACACTTCATTACACCATAATTTTGTCCGTATGTAACTACTGTAAATGCACAAAATAAATTTGTACGTGCAAAATCTAATTGGTTTTTAGTGACATTTTTCACTCTCCTAAAGCGATGCTCGATGGTTCTCTCTCAAAGTTTCATAGTACGGCTCATAAAGTTAATCCCTCGATAGTTAGTACAATTTTGAATATCTCCTTTATTCTTGAAGATAGTAGGTACAGAGGTACTAATATGCTTTTTTTCTTCACTCATCAGGTATCTTATTCAACCGAAAAGTGTGGTTAAATAGCTTAGTTAGCCATCGCCTCATCTTCAAGACTTCTCCACACCTCATTGAAATATCATTTGGGACAAGAGACTTTCCTCCTTTCATTCTTTTGATGGGCTCTTTAACCTCAAGCTCTTGAATCGTCCGCACGAATTATGTAAACTATTTCTATGAATAAAAAAATCATCATCATTTTTCTTGCGTCCAGGCTACCCAATGCAAAGGATCAATCCTGCCATGGCAGACTATTTTATGTCCGTGGCCCGACATATACAGATGGAAATAGTCATTTTTCGTGATCAAGTGCATGCCCATAGAGGATCGAGGATCCGGTTGCAGTTAGGACATGCCTCGTTGTGCTTACACACTTACTACTGTAGTATATAGTAGAGCGAAGGAAAGAAGAATCTCCGGAAGTTGTCTTCCGGTACGTTGACTTTGTCAGGCACAGGCTAGCTTCAGCCTTCAAGGTCTCCTCGGTCGTACGTACAGCCTTACCCGGCTGTGCTGTGTAATCCAGCAAGAACACGATCTCATCTCCTCGATCCCACATGCGCCCGCGGCATTAGCTCCGCGCGCTTCCGTATTATCCTTCGTCTCTACGTGACAATGCTTGATATACGGCGGACTGGTAAGTAATTACTAGCTTGATCGGTTGTCGTTGCGaggcatccatccatggccggccGCCACACCGGAGGGACCCCGTTCCTCGTCTCGCCGGAGACGGGGCACGCCATGCCCTGCTCCTCCGACGCCTCCTACTCCTTAACCGCcaccggcgacggcgatggcaaggaggcggcggcgggcgacgccGGGGCGGAATTCGTGCTGGAGTCCAAGGGGACGTGGTGGCACGCGGGGTTCCACCTGACGACGGCCATGGTCGGGCCGACGGTGCTCACGCTGCCGTACGCGCTCCGGGGGATGGGCTGGGGGCTGGGGCTCGCGGCCCTCACCGCCGTCGCCGCGGTCACCTTCTACACGTACTACCTCATGTCCAGGGTGCTCGACCACTgcgaggccgccggccgccgccacatTCGCTTCCGGGAGCTCGCCGCCGACGTCCTCGGTAACTACTTATCTCTGTTTCGTCCATCAATGCGCTAATTCATAACATTACTATGCACCAACCAATTCGTGGCCTGGTTAAGATTATCTATGTATTTTGGCAGGATCTGGATTGGTGTTCTACCTGGTGGTCACCGTGCAGACGGCGATCAACGCCGGGATCACCATCGGCAGTATCCTCATCGCCGGCGACTGCCTGCAGGTACATGCATAGTACTCAAACTTGAGCTGAGCACATGGTCAGAAACTCCTACAAGACAGGGACAAATCGTGTCAACAAAAACTGAAATAAAATGCTGCAGAGAAACACAATGTCCACCAATCTTATTTAGCCTGTCTAACTGATCTTTCTTTTGCAGATCATGTACACGAGCTTGGCGCCAGATGGCTCCTTGAAGCTGTACCATTTCATCATAATCGTCGCCGTCGTGCTGTCCCTGTTCTCTCAGATGCCGTCCTTCCACTCGCTGCGGTACATCAACCTCGGCTCGCTGATCCTCAGCTTCGGCTACACCATCCTCGTCTCCGCCGCTTGCATCCGGGCAGGTGCAGCACATAAACACCAACGATCACATATTTCTAAAGAAATATCTCTTGTCGATCTCAATTCTGGAATTTTTTATAGGTATGCTGAGCAATGCTCCGGTGAAGGATTACTCGTTGACTCCGTCCAAGTCCGGGAGGACCTTCGACACTTTCCTGTCCATCTCCATCCTGGCCACCGTGTTTGGCAACGGCATCCTACCGGAGATCCAAGCCACGCTGGCGCCACCGGCGGCCGGGAAGATGCTCAAGGCGTTGCTGCTCTGTTACACCGTGATCTTCTTCACCTTCTACCTGTCGGCCATCTCCGGCTACTGGGCCTTCGGCAACGCCGTGCAGTCCAACGCGCTCCAGAGCCTGATGCCGGACTCGGGACCCTCGCTGGCGCCGACGTGGCTGCTCGGCCTCTCCGTGGTGCTCATCCTCCTCCAGCTCCTGGCCATCGCGCTGGTGTATTCGCAGGTGGCGTATGAGATGATGGAGAAGCGGTCGGCGGACGCGAAGCACGGAAGGTTCTCGCGGCGGAACCTGGTGCCGCGCGTGGCGCTGCGGACCGGCTACGTGGCGGTGTGCTCGctcgtggcggcggcgctgccgttCTTTGGCGACATCGTGGGCGTGATCGGTGCCGTGGGGTTCATCCCGCTCGACTTCGTGCTCCCCGTCGTCATGTACAATGTGGCGCTGGCCCCGCCTAGGAGGTCGCCGGTGTACATAGTCAATGCGGCAATCATCGTCGTGTTCACGGCCGTCGGGGTCATCGGCGCAGTCGCGTCCATTCGAAAGCTTGTGCTGGACGCCGGACAGTTCAAGCTATTCAGCGACCACGTTGTTGACTGAGTTCATTGCTTCGGTTTACCCCACCCAACAACCACACCCTTCTtcccagttttttttttgagagaaagcaTATATAGCTTTATTACGCAACAATCTGGGCAGAATCGTCCATTACAGCAGTACTGGGCACTGGCGCACTCCGGCACCTCATACTCCCACTGGAGTTTACATCACATGTAATGTAAGACCATGTTTGGCTAATTCATGGGCAGCTTTATTAGTAGCTCGCCTGGTATATAGGactgaacaagaagaaaaccatgTTTTACTCTGAACCTTGAGATCCTCAATGATCGCCGCCTCCCTTGAAAAGTCAGGCTTCTTATTATTCAGCGCCATAGCTAACACTTGAGCATCAGTTTCAAATACAACTCTGATCACGCCTAGCTCTGCTGCAAGATTAAAGGCTTCCTCCATTGCCTTGAGCTCCGCTGAGAAAGCATCATGAATGGCGGTTGAGCTGCCAGCTCGCGCTTCAACAACTTGTCCGTCAGCCGAACGTGCTATGATCCCCCATGCTCCAAGAGCTTGTCCCTCTACAAAGGCTCCATCAGTATTAATCTTTATAGTACCCTCGGACGGTGGTCTCCAGCTCCCCTCCTTTGAACCCATCTGGTTTGTATCCTTTGCAAAGGAGGACAAATATTCAGCTGCTGTGCACTTAACCCGATGTGCTAGGTTCGGTGTGTGCATTGGAATTTCTCCCTCTCGTATTCTGTTTCGTTCCTGCCACCATAGCCACCACATGGTGATGATTTGTATCTTTTGTGTTTCTGGCAAACTCCAGATAAGGTCCATCGCTGCTTCAATGCTACTGCTTGTCTCCAAGTTTTGCCTCAGATTTTCATACCCCAGTAACCTCCAAAGTGGTTTCACTTCCTTACACTTCACAAATAGGTGACAACCCTCCTCAAGAGCACGGTTGCAGAACAGGCAATTTGTGTTTTCTATAGAAACTCCTCTTCTAATAAGATTATCTCTGATGGCGAGGGAATTGTGTGCACATCTCCACCAAAAATGTTTGACTTTATTTGGGCACTTGAGCTTCCAAATACGCCACCATTTCTGCTTTCCTCCTCCTCCAAGGACTTCTGGTCTTTGCAGACTAGAGCTAGCATCAGTTTCGGTTCTTTGCATTTCAAGTTCAGTAAATAACTTGTAAGCATTCTTGACCGAATGAAGACCGCGAGGATCAAACTGCCAAGCAATAAAATCGACCGCTCCATCTCGAAGAGGCATGTCTAGTATCATACGTGCTTCCGCTGCTGAAAACGTGTCCACAACCAGTTGTTGATCCCATTGTCCTGTTACTGGACTTATAAGCTCAGCCACCTTAGTCAGTATACTGTCCCCACAAGGTGTAATAATTTTTCGTGACCATGCCCTTGGAATCCACGGATCCTGCCATATTTAACTTGTTCTCCATCCCCAATTCTCCACACTGCTCCTTCCTTGACCAGCTCGACACCATGGAGAATACTTCGCCAGGTGTAGGACATGCTATCAGTTGGTTCAGCTTCGAGAATGTGACAGTTTGGGAAATATTTGGCCTTCAAAATTGTTGCACAAAGGCTGTCTGGATTTTGGATAAACCTCCAGACTTGTCTCGAGAGCATAGCAATATTAAAACCGTGCAGGTCACGGAAACCCAAACCACCCTGACCTTTTGGTTTGATTAATTTCTTCCAACTCAGCCAATGGATCTTGTTCTCCTTATCTTGTTGGCTCCACCAATATTTTGCTATCATAGCACTAAGCTCATCACAAAATCCCTTTGTGAGGTAAAAACATGACATAAGAAATGTTGGAATAGCTTGGGCTACGGCTTTTATCAAAATTTCTTTCCCCGCTTTAGACAACAGCTTTTCCTTCCATCCCTGTATGATTTTCCAGATTTTATCTTTTATATAAGCAAATGCCTTCCTCTTTGAACGACCTATATACACGAGCATCCCCAGATATTTCTCATTCCAGTCCTCACTTTCAATACCCAACTCAGATTTGATCATATCCTTGACTCGCCGTTTTGTATTCGCACTAAACAACAATGATGACTTCTCTGAATTTATGCATTGGTCTGAACAATTCTCATAGAGACAAAGAATTTCCTTTAGCACCCTTGCTTCCTCTCGCTGAGCTTTCATGAGCATGACAGAGTCGTCCGCGAAGAACAAATGGGTAAGACTTGGAGCCCTCTGACAAATCTTCAACCCATCGAATGTTCCTTGCCTTTCAGCCTCCTTCAACAACGCAGCTTAGTCCTTCCGCGCAAATGACAAATAAATAAGGCGACAAAGGGTCTCCCTGACGAAGACCCCTAGTTGGTGACAATTGTTCCGTGGCCTGCCCGTTGACCTTAATTCGATAAGTCACCGTTGTCACACAGCGCATCACCACCTCCACCCAACTCTGGTTGAAGCCCATCTTTAACATCATTTGACGCAAAAATTCCCATTCCACGCGGTCATAGGCTTTACTCATATCAGCCTTGACAGCCACATAACTCTCTCCTCCTTTCCTTCTATTCTTCAGAAAATGTGTTGCCTCATATGCCATTAAAATGTTGTCTGTGATTAGCCTCCCGGGCACAAATGCACTCTGATTGTCCGAGATGATGTTCGGAAGAATGAGCTTGAGTCTATTTGCGAGTACCTTTGAAACTAATTTGTAAAGGACATTGCATAGACTAATAGGCCTCAGGTCTTTAATTCTCGAGGGATCCCTCACCTTTGGAATCAGCACAACAAATGTTTCATTCCATCCGTCTGGCATAGCCCCACCTTTTAGCACATTCAGAACCTCCTCCACTATAGTGTCCCCTATGACATGCCAATATTTTTTGTAAAACAGAGATGGCATCCCATCCGGACCAGGCGCCTTGAGGTCCCCAATGTGATCTAGCGCAGCCTTTACTTCCATTGCCGTGAATTCAGCCGTTAGACATTCGTTCATAGCTTGTGTCACACATGGCTGCACCACTGCCAATAACTCTTCAATGCGATCACCTCTTTGAGAAGAGAAAAGGTCCTGAAAATAAGATAGAATATAAGTAGTTAAACCTCCTCCCTCTTCCACCTCTGATCCATCCTCCCTTCTTAGCTTCTTGGTGCGGTTATTTTTCTTTCGCGCCGAAGCAAAGGAATGAAAGTAACGTGTGTTTCTATCACCCTCTTTCAGCCACCATGCATGTGCACGCTGCCTCCATTTTATGTTCTTCATCTCCTCCAAATGTTCGAGGTGGCAGCGTAGCCTAGTTTCCTCCTCTACTTTCTCCCTTGAGATCGGTGCAAGCATGCATGTCTCCAACTCATTTCTAGCCTTTTTTATCCGCTTATCCAAATCTCCAACAACATCCCGGCTCCAGCAAGTTAAATCATTAGCTACTGTTTTAATCACTTGGGCCACATTTCGTCCTCCCTCCTCCCAACCTCTCTTCCATGCCGCCTCAATAATCTCATCACAACCCTCCTCCCTCACCCATCTTTCCTCAAAACGGAAGTTCGGTTCACAACAAGGACCCTCTTCCTCACCCTCCGTATCGATTAGGACTGGCCTGTGATCAGAATGCCTCGGGTTACCATTTACAACCTTAAATTTTGGAAACTTTAGACACCATTCACTATTTCCTGTAGCTCGGTCCAAGCGTTCACATATATATCCATCCACATTGTGACAATGATTTCGCCACGTGAATTTATCTCCTGCATAGCCTAAGTCATTCAAACCGCAACTCTCCAAAGCATCCCGAAACTGATCCATACATACCTGGGGCCGAACCGCCCCACCACACTTCTCATCACTTGTAAGTATCTCGTTAAAATcacccgcacaaagccatggtcCGTGTCTTTGGTGCCGCCGACCAAGAGTACGTAGCATCTTCCATGTTTCCTTCTTTCTCTCTCGTCCGTGATTCCCCATATACTCCGAGTCAGCCTCCGCATCTCCCCATTTGATTCTCAGTAATATCAAAGTCAATGTGTCTCCTCCCGGATGATCGAAGTGACAAGTTCAAATCTTTCCTCCGTAAAGCCGCAAGCCCCCTACTTCTACCATCGGATTCACCACCCACATGCTAGCGAGCCCTAGCATCCACCTAAACCTCTCCATCTCACGTCCATCAAGTTTTGTTTCAAACAAGAATAAAACATCGTGGTCTTCCCTCCTCTTGAGCTGCAAGAGGCTATTCACCGCCGGCCATTCCCGTCCCCGACGCGTTGTGTCCACATATTTTCATTGCGCCCGGCGGGGCTGGTTCTGCAGCCCGGCCGATATTGCTTCAATTTCCACGACCTCATCAGAGGTTGTAACTcccttccccttcttcatcaCTCCCTTATCACTATCCTCCCCACTCCTCTTCTTCTTTTGAGCATTTTCCTCATCAATGTCCATCACATCCTCTGTGCTCTGACGTTTCCTTCCCACTATCACCTTTGGGGAAGTATCTGTGCCTTTTGCTTTGCGCTGCCTCCTCCTATATGTTCCCTTGATTTCCCTTCCACTCCTCCCAGCTGATGCTTGGACGTTGCATGACCCCTGTGGCTGCTTGTCCTTTAACGCAATTGTCTTTCCTTGCATCAACTCCTGAGCCTCCGACCGACATAGCTGCCCATGTCCATCCATCACTACTTCTGGTTGGTTATGTATTTGCAAACCTTCCTTTATTGTAGTGGTAAACCCTTTATCATTTTGAACGGGTCCTGGTGCTATCTTTCCGTTCTCAATGCCTGCTCGTTTTGTTTCATCAAGACTGGGTTGTTTCGTAAAGCCTTCCCCTACTGTCGAATTGTCATTTTGATGTCCGTTTTTCGCACTTCTATCAGTCAACTTTAGTGGACTAGAACCCACTTTCTCCTCCCCATTATTCCTACCACCACGGCCCGAAACCCGGGTCAGGTCCTTCCTCCATGAGAGACTATCACTTCCAGAGTCGCTTCCCCAGCTTCCTGGGCCATTGTACTTCC contains the following coding sequences:
- the LOC124685092 gene encoding subtilisin-like protease SBT6.1 isoform X2 yields the protein MSFECEEEEEDDVCRNTEPVSSQNSNSSSGSWRRKLQMQRSLVTSLFGAERLWGRGFTGRKVKMAIFDTGIRADHPHFRNIKERTNWTNEDTLNDNLGHGTFVAGVIAGQDAECPGFAPDTEIYAFRVFTDAQISYTSWFLDAFNYAIATGMDVLNLSIGGPDYLDLPFVEKVWELTANNIIMVSAIGNDGPLYGTLNNPADQSDVIGVGGIDYNNHIASFSSRGMTTWELPHGYGRVKPDVVAYSRDIMGSKISTGCKTLSGTSVASPVVAGVVCLLVSVIPEDKRKSILNPASMKQALVEGASKLLGPNIYEQGAGKLDLWQSYEILKNYQPRASIFPNMLDFTECPYFWPFCRQPLYAGAMPVVFNATILNGMGVIGYVKDPPVWQPSEDVGNLLSVHFTYSDTIWPWTGYLALHMQVKSEGSQFSGIISGNVTLSIYSPAAQGESSPRSSTCVLYLKIMVVPTPVRSRRILWDQFHNIKYPSGYVPRDSLNVHNDILDWHGDHLHTNFHILFNMLRDAGYYIETLGSPLTCFDASNYGTLLMVDLEDEYFSEEIQKLRDDVVHKGLGLAVFAEWYHVDTMVKMTFFDENTRSWWTPITGGANIPALNELLAPFDIALGGKILSGDFSINGEQSHYASGTDIVQFPAGGFLHSFELHENSKAAQDSSTPDTQNSQSQEKRKLSSILGMTEAGEGRIAVYGDSNCLDSSHMVTNCYWLLRKIVEFVGNGVRDPVLFSEAAQLKFPVFENIQQPLRRPDVNFSLYSTVTDKELICHKDSRFEVWGTKGYGIQPAGTTRKLPEYQGSEVSSTPNLTIKASENRQDEGGLQKTNSTPSANKFYDKRDYFGFISHEEVDIGMLVASQWMVPCFAATTCKPYGVPQLPSATKAPSTKERVGNWSSNKFGIT
- the LOC124685092 gene encoding subtilisin-like protease SBT6.1 isoform X1; the encoded protein is MDVLNLSIGGPDYLDLPFVEKVWELTANNIIMVSAIGNDGPLYGTLNNPADQSDVIGVGGIDYNNHIASFSSRGMTTWELPHGYGRVKPDVVAYSRDIMGSKISTGCKTLSGTSVASPVVAGVVCLLVSVIPEDKRKSILNPASMKQALVEGASKLLGPNIYEQGAGKLDLWQSYEILKNYQPRASIFPNMLDFTECPYFWPFCRQPLYAGAMPVVFNATILNGMGVIGYVKDPPVWQPSEDVGNLLSVHFTYSDTIWPWTGYLALHMQVKSEGSQFSGIISGNVTLSIYSPAAQGESSPRSSTCVLYLKIMVVPTPVRSRRILWDQFHNIKYPSGYVPRDSLNVHNDILDWHGDHLHTNFHILFNMLRDAGYYIETLGSPLTCFDASNYGTLLMVDLEDEYFSEEIQKLRDDVVHKGLGLAVFAEWYHVDTMVKMTFFDENTRSWWTPITGGANIPALNELLAPFDIALGGKILSGDFSINGEQSHYASGTDIVQFPAGGFLHSFELHENSKAAQDSSTPDTQNSQSQEKRKLSSILGMTEAGEGRIAVYGDSNCLDSSHMVTNCYWLLRKIVEFVGNGVRDPVLFSEAAQLKFPVFENIQQPLRRPDVNFSLYSTVTDKELICHKDSRFEVWGTKGYGIQPAGTTRKLPEYQGSEVSSTPNLTIKASENRQDEGGLQKTNSTPSANKFYDKRDYFGFISHEEVDIGMLVASQWMVPCFAATTCLMVYLSCRAQQKRRRRRKGLATGRLTSLV
- the LOC124705669 gene encoding probable GABA transporter 2, whose product is MAGRHTGGTPFLVSPETGHAMPCSSDASYSLTATGDGDGKEAAAGDAGAEFVLESKGTWWHAGFHLTTAMVGPTVLTLPYALRGMGWGLGLAALTAVAAVTFYTYYLMSRVLDHCEAAGRRHIRFRELAADVLGSGLVFYLVVTVQTAINAGITIGSILIAGDCLQIMYTSLAPDGSLKLYHFIIIVAVVLSLFSQMPSFHSLRYINLGSLILSFGYTILVSAACIRAGMLSNAPVKDYSLTPSKSGRTFDTFLSISILATVFGNGILPEIQATLAPPAAGKMLKALLLCYTVIFFTFYLSAISGYWAFGNAVQSNALQSLMPDSGPSLAPTWLLGLSVVLILLQLLAIALVYSQVAYEMMEKRSADAKHGRFSRRNLVPRVALRTGYVAVCSLVAAALPFFGDIVGVIGAVGFIPLDFVLPVVMYNVALAPPRRSPVYIVNAAIIVVFTAVGVIGAVASIRKLVLDAGQFKLFSDHVVD